The proteins below are encoded in one region of Doryrhamphus excisus isolate RoL2022-K1 chromosome 4, RoL_Dexc_1.0, whole genome shotgun sequence:
- the fgf5 gene encoding fibroblast growth factor 5, whose amino-acid sequence MKLPLYVVAFAHLLCAEATRGEEEEEEKKEEEKDYKEVRSGRRTCRLYCRVGIGFHLQIHPDGRVNGSHEPHRLSVLELFAVSQGVIGIRGVFSNRFLAMNKRGRLHATELFTDDCKFRERFQENSYNTYASVIHRNHRTGRDWFVALNKRGKAKMGSSPRVKPQHVSTHFLPRVGLHDGAQRGFAITDGGKERQESPPPPPKPPDRTNVRVATRPRQVKYWPKYRFG is encoded by the exons ATGAAGCTTCCCCTTTACGTCGTCGCCTTCGCCCACTTGCTCTGCGCCGAGGCGACCcgcggggaggaggaggaggaggagaagaaggaggaggagaaggattACAAGGAGGTCCGCTCGGGGCGCAGGACGTGCCGGCTCTACTGCAGGGTGGGCATCGGCTTCCACCTCCAGATCCATCCCGACGGCAGAGTCAACGGCAGCCATGAGCCCCACCGCCTCA GTGTCCTGGAGCTCTTCGCCGTGTCCCAGGGGGTCATCGGCATACGAGGGGTCTTCAGCAACCGATTCCTGGCCATGAACAAGAGAGGGCGTCTCCACGCCACG GAATTGTTCACGGACGACTGTAAGTTCCGGGAGCGCTTCCAGGAGAACAGCTACAACACGTACGCCTCGGTGATCCACAGGAACCACAGGACCGGCCGGGACTGGTTCGTGGCGCTCAACAAGCGAGGCAAAGCCAAAATGGGCTCCAGCCCCAGGGTCAAACCCCAGCACGTCTCCACCCACTTCTTGCCCAGGGTCGGATTGCACGACGGCGCCCAGCGCGGCTTCGCCATCACGGACGGAGGCAAAGAGCGGCAGGAATCGCCTCCGCCGCCGCCCAAACCGCCGGATCGAACCAACGTCCGTGTGGCAACGCGGCCCAGACAAGTCAAGTACTGGCCCAAGTATCGTTTTGGATAA